The following coding sequences are from one Devosia neptuniae window:
- a CDS encoding FAD assembly factor SdhE, with protein sequence MAAGEDIAMRRKKIRYRAWHRGTREMDLVLGPFADEHTEGMDEAELDRLETLMAEEDPHLLKWVMGQEVPPDNVDIALLDRVIAEHKARVSK encoded by the coding sequence ATGGCAGCCGGTGAAGACATTGCTATGCGCCGCAAGAAAATCCGCTATCGGGCATGGCATCGCGGCACGCGGGAAATGGACCTCGTATTGGGGCCATTTGCCGATGAGCATACCGAGGGCATGGATGAGGCCGAGCTGGATCGGCTTGAGACGCTGATGGCGGAAGAGGATCCCCATCTGCTCAAATGGGTCATGGGCCAGGAAGTCCCGCCGGACAATGTTGATATCGCGCTGCTCGACCGGGTGATTGCGGAGCACAAGGCGCGCGTGTCCAAATGA